A genomic stretch from Halalkalibacillus sediminis includes:
- the cccA gene encoding cytochrome c550, with the protein MKKNAVIPFALIALLGIVAMVVMSGVGLSQMDQAEGNESEDTEESMEPEDIYQANCMQCHGENLEGGTGPNLQDVGDRYSLEKVQDIIANGVEGSNIMTGDYATNEEAEILAAWLVEGESGGEGEESEE; encoded by the coding sequence ATGAAGAAGAACGCAGTTATACCTTTTGCACTAATAGCTTTATTAGGGATTGTAGCGATGGTAGTGATGTCTGGTGTCGGACTTTCTCAAATGGATCAAGCTGAAGGTAATGAAAGCGAAGATACTGAAGAATCAATGGAGCCTGAAGATATTTACCAAGCAAACTGCATGCAGTGTCATGGTGAAAATCTAGAAGGTGGAACAGGACCAAATCTTCAAGATGTAGGCGATCGCTATTCACTTGAAAAGGTTCAAGATATTATCGCAAATGGTGTTGAAGGAAGTAACATCATGACTGGAGACTATGCTACAAATGAAGAAGCTGAAATTTTAGCTGCATGGTTAGTTGAAGGTGAAAGCGGCGGCGAAGGCGAAGAATCAGAAGAATAA
- the recO gene encoding DNA repair protein RecO: MEKVHGIVIRTRDYGESNKIVTLFTKEYGLISAVAKGAKKAKSRMAAVSQPFIYGLFLVYLGKGLGTIQQGEVLESMRGVREDIIQTAYASFMCELVTKIMEEKEPNLALFNELYLSLERMVGGESPSAIAMMFELKMYHVGGFAPITSKCVNGHEDIPIVAFSVSEGGVICEQCKHRALDSTNLTPQQYNLLRLMNETSIKRVRNISINQENLVFLRQILDDYYDNFGGLPLKSKKFLKQIHLFDSNSDE, encoded by the coding sequence ATGGAAAAAGTACATGGTATAGTGATCAGAACTCGTGATTATGGAGAGTCAAATAAAATAGTGACTCTTTTCACAAAAGAATACGGCTTAATAAGCGCTGTAGCAAAAGGTGCAAAGAAGGCTAAAAGTCGAATGGCTGCCGTTTCGCAGCCATTTATCTATGGCCTTTTTTTGGTGTATCTTGGTAAAGGCTTAGGAACCATTCAACAAGGTGAAGTTTTAGAAAGTATGAGAGGCGTAAGGGAGGATATTATTCAGACTGCCTACGCATCATTCATGTGTGAACTAGTGACTAAGATAATGGAAGAAAAAGAGCCGAATTTAGCTCTATTCAATGAACTTTATTTAAGCTTAGAAAGAATGGTTGGTGGAGAATCTCCAAGTGCAATCGCTATGATGTTCGAATTGAAGATGTATCACGTCGGAGGTTTCGCACCAATTACGAGTAAATGTGTAAATGGGCATGAAGATATTCCCATAGTTGCATTTTCCGTGAGTGAAGGTGGAGTCATTTGCGAGCAATGTAAACATAGAGCTTTAGACTCGACTAATCTTACCCCGCAGCAATACAATCTGTTAAGACTTATGAATGAAACAAGTATAAAAAGAGTCAGGAACATTTCAATCAATCAAGAAAACCTGGTTTTTTTAAGACAGATTCTTGATGACTACTATGACAATTTCGGAGGCTTACCATTAAAGTCAAAGAAATTTTTGAAACAAATCCATTTATTTGATTCAAATAGTGATGAGTAG
- a CDS encoding Nif3-like dinuclear metal center hexameric protein yields the protein MSNLKNQDVIGILNRLAPKSYAFEGDKIGLHVGSLSEPVDKVMVTLDVLESVVDEAIEQDIDLIIAHHPLIFKPLKSIDLSTEKGRIIKKLINHNISVYVAHTNLDITSGGVNDMLMKQLNIETSDPLVYTDSEEIYKFAVYVPTTHEEFVRNAISEAGAGHIGNYSHCTFNSEGVGTFMPLEGTDPHIGSTNKLEKVEEKRMETIVPKHLLDKVVRAAEKAHPYEEMAYDLFKLEIEGEKRGLGRKGKLSKPMPLDEFANYVKKAFNVPNVRMVGAPEKTVHSVGVIGGDGNKFIQQVKNRGVDVLITGDVYYHTAHDALGIDLAMIDPGHHIEHVMKNELAAYLKKQVEERNMKVSVTASEIVTEPFHFI from the coding sequence ATGAGTAATCTGAAAAATCAAGATGTAATTGGGATCTTGAATCGATTGGCGCCTAAATCTTATGCATTTGAAGGAGATAAAATAGGATTACACGTAGGGAGTTTATCTGAACCAGTTGATAAAGTCATGGTAACATTGGATGTCTTGGAAAGTGTTGTAGATGAAGCTATTGAACAAGATATTGACCTGATCATCGCTCATCATCCACTTATTTTTAAACCACTGAAATCTATAGATTTATCAACCGAAAAGGGTCGTATTATTAAAAAGCTTATTAACCATAATATTTCTGTCTATGTTGCTCACACTAATTTAGATATAACATCTGGTGGGGTCAACGATATGCTAATGAAGCAGCTGAACATAGAGACGAGTGACCCGTTGGTTTATACAGATTCAGAAGAAATTTATAAGTTTGCAGTCTATGTTCCGACTACTCATGAGGAGTTTGTCAGAAATGCAATTTCAGAAGCAGGTGCTGGGCATATCGGAAATTATAGTCATTGCACTTTCAACTCAGAAGGCGTCGGTACATTCATGCCACTAGAAGGGACAGACCCACATATTGGCTCGACTAATAAGCTTGAAAAGGTAGAAGAAAAGCGGATGGAGACAATCGTTCCAAAGCATTTACTTGATAAAGTGGTCCGCGCGGCTGAAAAGGCACATCCTTATGAAGAAATGGCATATGACCTTTTCAAATTAGAAATAGAAGGTGAGAAACGTGGATTAGGTAGGAAAGGTAAACTTTCCAAGCCTATGCCTTTAGACGAATTCGCAAACTATGTGAAGAAAGCGTTCAATGTTCCAAATGTAAGAATGGTAGGTGCCCCTGAGAAGACTGTACACAGTGTTGGGGTAATCGGTGGTGACGGTAATAAGTTCATTCAACAGGTCAAAAATAGAGGAGTCGATGTATTGATAACGGGTGATGTTTATTATCACACAGCGCATGATGCACTGGGAATAGACCTAGCAATGATCGACCCCGGCCACCATATAGAACATGTGATGAAGAATGAGTTAGCTGCTTACTTGAAGAAACAAGTTGAGGAGAGAAATATGAAGGTTTCAGTTACTGCCTCTGAAATCGTTACTGAACCATTTCACTTTATTTAA
- a CDS encoding pyruvate, water dikinase regulatory protein: MKPNTFYVISDSVGETAELLVKAAISQFTIDDSKIQRIPYVNDEQTMVEAFEQAEANEGLIAFTLVKPEFRQKMFELSDRFNVPTVDVLGPLLDKLEGHLEEKPKMEPGLVHKLDEDYYKRVEAIEFAVKYDDGRDAKGILKADLVLIGVSRTSKTPLSQFLAHKRIKVANVPIVPEVEPPEELYQVDPGKCIGLKINSDKLTHIRTERLKALGLDGSANYAKADRIQEEIDYFNRVVDKIGCRTIDVSNKAVEETANVIRHMIKK; the protein is encoded by the coding sequence ATGAAACCAAACACATTTTATGTAATATCCGATTCGGTCGGAGAAACCGCTGAGTTACTCGTGAAGGCTGCAATCAGTCAGTTCACTATAGATGATTCGAAAATTCAGCGCATACCTTATGTGAATGATGAACAGACCATGGTTGAAGCATTTGAACAGGCAGAAGCGAATGAAGGGTTGATTGCATTTACCCTAGTCAAACCTGAATTCAGACAAAAGATGTTTGAACTATCAGATCGCTTCAATGTTCCTACAGTAGATGTTTTAGGTCCTTTGCTAGACAAACTAGAAGGACATTTAGAAGAAAAGCCTAAAATGGAGCCTGGGTTGGTACACAAATTAGATGAAGATTATTATAAAAGAGTTGAAGCTATAGAGTTCGCAGTCAAATATGATGATGGAAGAGATGCTAAAGGGATTCTAAAAGCTGATTTAGTCTTGATCGGTGTATCTAGAACCTCAAAAACTCCTTTATCTCAATTCCTGGCACACAAGCGAATAAAGGTAGCAAACGTTCCCATCGTTCCAGAGGTCGAACCACCAGAAGAACTATATCAAGTAGATCCTGGAAAATGTATCGGGTTGAAAATAAACTCCGATAAACTGACTCATATTAGAACTGAGAGGCTTAAGGCACTAGGACTAGATGGTTCAGCTAACTACGCTAAGGCGGACCGGATTCAAGAAGAAATCGATTACTTTAATAGAGTTGTTGATAAAATAGGTTGCAGGACAATCGATGTTTCGAATAAGGCAGTTGAAGAAACCGCGAATGTCATCCGTCATATGATAAAAAAATAG
- a CDS encoding helix-turn-helix transcriptional regulator — MDLTPRQEQILSIVKADGPITGENIADRLSLTRATLRPDLAILTMAGFLDARPRVGYFFTGKTGTELVSDKIKKLKVREYYSVPVVVNDQVSVYDAICSMFLEDVGTLFVVDKQSLLIGVLSRKDLLRASMGQQELHEIPVHIIMTRLPKIKYCEKDDLLIDASLKLIENQIDALPVIAKRESGLEVVGRLTKTNVTKAFVELVKSEEV; from the coding sequence ATGGATTTAACCCCTCGACAAGAGCAAATTCTCTCTATAGTAAAAGCGGATGGACCAATCACAGGAGAAAATATTGCCGATCGATTGAGTTTAACGAGAGCTACATTGAGACCTGATTTAGCGATTTTAACAATGGCAGGTTTCCTTGATGCTAGACCTAGAGTAGGATATTTTTTCACTGGAAAGACGGGAACTGAACTGGTTTCTGATAAAATAAAAAAACTTAAAGTACGTGAGTATTATTCTGTACCTGTCGTTGTAAATGACCAGGTTTCTGTTTATGATGCAATTTGTTCGATGTTTTTAGAAGATGTGGGTACTCTTTTCGTCGTCGATAAACAATCGTTGTTGATTGGTGTACTTTCTAGAAAAGATTTGTTAAGAGCAAGTATGGGTCAACAAGAGCTACATGAAATACCTGTACATATTATTATGACTAGACTTCCTAAAATCAAATATTGTGAGAAGGATGACTTGTTGATAGATGCTTCCTTAAAATTGATCGAAAACCAAATAGATGCTTTACCTGTTATTGCTAAAAGAGAATCAGGGTTAGAAGTCGTTGGTCGATTGACTAAAACGAATGTCACTAAAGCATTTGTTGAACTTGTAAAAAGTGAAGAAGTCTAG
- the dnaG gene encoding DNA primase — MAYNIPEEFIDQVISNNDIVDVISDHIKLSKKGRNYFGLCPFHGENTPSFSVAPDKQIFHCFGCGKGGNVIKFVMEMESLSFVEAIKHLANKSGEALPEEWQKQESQSNYSSEQQNIIQAYEWSTKLFHHVLRHTSDGKDGLNYLKNRGFELETIEHFQLGYSPQKDQFLSSFLKGKGFELDSLTEYGLLTKRDGNSYHDRFIGRIIFPIKNHQGKVVAFGGRSTQPEMEPKYLNSPESQLFQKGQILYNFHDARKHVQKNNREIVLFEGNLDVIKAYQAGVKNAVATLGTSFSEYQAAILNRYADHVIICFDGDKAGKNASYKTAKILKKAGLQVRIANIPNEMDPDDYIDAYGAEKFKKQIIQAAESFVSFYLNHLKKQYNLSLDHERVTYIEKALDIIAQVENSVERDFYLKELEDSFDLYRDTLEKEIEKRRRIKEQTKDKDKTVNNNNATKHEWNKNHKILSAYQNAERYLIAHMLRDPYITERVQDRLGSSFNIQEHQVLVTYLYAYYEEGNAADTSKFIDRLPDENLQNLVSKLALLPLNEALTDHELEDYFFAITRESEIDHEVRELEKMLKQAEKENDPKSAARIGMKIIELKKKSKQSKQ; from the coding sequence ATGGCTTATAACATTCCAGAAGAATTTATCGATCAAGTTATTTCCAATAACGATATCGTCGATGTAATTAGTGACCATATCAAGCTTTCAAAAAAAGGAAGAAATTACTTTGGGTTGTGCCCATTTCATGGTGAAAACACACCATCCTTTTCAGTCGCACCAGATAAACAAATTTTTCATTGTTTTGGTTGCGGTAAAGGTGGAAATGTAATCAAATTTGTCATGGAGATGGAATCACTTTCATTCGTTGAAGCAATCAAACACTTAGCGAATAAAAGTGGAGAAGCCTTACCTGAAGAATGGCAAAAACAAGAATCTCAAAGCAATTATTCTTCTGAACAACAGAATATTATCCAAGCATATGAATGGTCCACTAAACTGTTTCATCATGTTCTGCGTCATACTTCTGACGGCAAGGATGGTCTTAATTATTTGAAAAATCGTGGTTTCGAGTTGGAAACGATCGAACATTTTCAATTAGGCTATTCACCTCAAAAAGATCAGTTCCTATCATCCTTTTTAAAAGGAAAAGGTTTTGAACTGGATTCCTTGACTGAATATGGTTTATTGACTAAAAGAGATGGGAATAGCTATCATGATCGATTTATCGGAAGGATTATATTTCCGATAAAAAATCATCAAGGCAAAGTTGTAGCCTTCGGGGGCAGATCAACACAACCAGAAATGGAACCAAAATATTTAAACAGTCCTGAATCACAGCTTTTCCAAAAAGGACAGATCTTATACAATTTCCACGATGCACGTAAGCACGTTCAAAAGAACAACCGTGAAATCGTTTTGTTTGAAGGTAATCTGGATGTGATTAAAGCTTACCAAGCAGGAGTCAAAAACGCTGTGGCAACATTAGGTACAAGCTTTTCTGAGTATCAAGCAGCAATTTTGAATCGCTATGCTGATCACGTGATTATTTGTTTTGATGGGGATAAAGCTGGAAAGAATGCTAGCTATAAAACAGCAAAAATTTTAAAAAAAGCAGGGTTACAGGTTCGAATAGCGAATATACCAAATGAGATGGATCCTGATGATTATATTGATGCGTATGGAGCTGAAAAGTTCAAGAAACAAATCATCCAAGCTGCAGAAAGTTTTGTTTCCTTCTATTTGAATCACCTTAAGAAGCAGTATAACCTCTCACTAGACCATGAGAGGGTAACATATATTGAGAAAGCTCTTGATATCATTGCCCAAGTTGAAAATTCAGTAGAGCGTGATTTCTATTTGAAGGAGCTTGAGGATTCTTTCGATTTATACCGAGATACCTTAGAAAAGGAAATCGAAAAAAGACGAAGAATAAAGGAGCAAACGAAAGATAAAGATAAGACTGTCAATAATAATAATGCTACAAAGCACGAATGGAACAAAAATCATAAAATTTTATCCGCATATCAAAATGCTGAACGCTATTTGATTGCTCATATGTTACGTGACCCTTATATAACAGAAAGAGTACAGGATAGACTTGGTTCTTCATTCAATATTCAAGAGCATCAGGTATTAGTAACTTACTTATATGCATATTATGAGGAAGGTAACGCGGCTGACACGAGTAAATTCATCGACCGTTTACCTGATGAAAATTTACAGAACTTAGTATCCAAGTTGGCATTACTACCATTAAATGAAGCGTTGACAGATCACGAATTAGAAGATTACTTTTTCGCAATCACTCGCGAAAGTGAAATAGATCATGAGGTAAGAGAGCTTGAAAAAATGCTCAAACAAGCTGAAAAAGAAAATGATCCAAAATCTGCAGCACGTATAGGCATGAAGATCATTGAGTTAAAGAAAAAAAGTAAACAATCCAAACAATAG
- a CDS encoding diacylglycerol kinase family protein, producing the protein MKRNRVGFNYAIRGIFTALQTEYNMKIHFVVMFVTLFAGLYFQLSVFEWLFVLIAIGFVLAFELMNTAIELVTNQLFPGQHEDAKRIKDISAASVLIAAVFAAIVGTIIFAPKVINLIS; encoded by the coding sequence ATGAAACGTAACCGTGTCGGTTTTAACTATGCAATAAGAGGTATTTTCACTGCATTACAGACAGAATATAATATGAAAATTCATTTTGTTGTTATGTTCGTTACTCTTTTTGCAGGTTTATACTTTCAACTGTCTGTATTTGAGTGGCTCTTTGTTTTGATCGCGATCGGCTTTGTGCTGGCGTTTGAACTAATGAACACAGCTATTGAGTTAGTAACAAATCAATTGTTTCCTGGCCAGCATGAAGATGCCAAAAGAATAAAAGATATTAGTGCAGCATCTGTATTGATCGCAGCCGTTTTTGCAGCGATCGTAGGAACAATAATATTCGCACCTAAAGTAATCAATTTAATATCTTAA
- the era gene encoding GTPase Era, whose translation MTESYRSGFISIIGRPNVGKSTFMNRVIGQKIAIMSDKPQTTRNKIQGVLTEEQSQMIFIDTPGIHKPKHKLGDFMVKSSMNTLNEVDLILFMINAQEGYGKGDEFIIERLKSVSNPVILVINKIDEVHPDQLLPMIEFYKEQIDFEEIVPISALNGNNVDRLVDVMRGYLPEGPQFYPEDQITDHPERFIISEFIRERVLHHTREEIPHSIAVVIDSIKGRDDSEIIDVQATIIVERKSQKGIIIGKQGKMLKQLGTEARQEIERMLGSKVYLELWVKVQKDWRNHMHQLREYGYRDDEY comes from the coding sequence ATGACAGAGTCTTACCGTTCAGGATTCATTTCCATCATCGGTCGACCGAATGTAGGTAAGTCTACATTCATGAATCGAGTGATTGGACAAAAGATAGCTATAATGAGTGATAAACCTCAGACTACGAGAAATAAAATTCAAGGTGTATTGACCGAGGAACAATCGCAAATGATCTTTATTGATACACCAGGTATCCATAAACCCAAACACAAATTAGGCGACTTTATGGTCAAGTCCTCAATGAATACACTTAATGAAGTTGACTTGATCTTATTCATGATCAATGCTCAAGAAGGGTATGGAAAAGGTGATGAATTTATCATAGAACGCTTAAAAAGTGTTTCGAATCCAGTCATACTCGTCATAAACAAAATTGATGAGGTACATCCGGATCAATTGCTACCTATGATTGAATTTTATAAAGAACAAATCGATTTTGAAGAAATTGTACCTATATCCGCATTGAATGGAAACAATGTTGATCGCCTTGTAGATGTGATGAGAGGATATTTACCCGAGGGACCGCAATTTTATCCAGAAGATCAGATCACAGACCATCCGGAAAGGTTTATAATAAGTGAATTTATCAGAGAGAGGGTTTTACATCACACACGTGAAGAAATACCCCACTCGATTGCTGTCGTGATTGATTCAATAAAAGGTAGAGATGATTCTGAGATTATTGATGTACAGGCAACAATAATAGTTGAAAGGAAATCTCAAAAAGGGATCATCATTGGTAAGCAAGGTAAGATGCTTAAGCAACTAGGAACCGAAGCGAGACAAGAAATTGAGAGAATGCTTGGTTCAAAAGTGTACCTAGAACTGTGGGTAAAAGTGCAGAAGGATTGGCGTAACCACATGCATCAGTTAAGAGAATACGGATACCGAGATGATGAGTATTAA
- a CDS encoding YqzL family protein, producing the protein MTDLPWKVFVKTGNIETYLLLKQMEESVDEELFAQDDAPSSSETQMQSDLTGQVK; encoded by the coding sequence ATGACAGATTTACCTTGGAAAGTTTTTGTGAAAACAGGTAACATCGAAACTTATTTATTGCTGAAGCAAATGGAAGAGAGTGTTGATGAAGAATTGTTCGCTCAAGATGATGCACCATCGTCTAGTGAGACACAAATGCAAAGTGACTTGACTGGTCAAGTCAAGTAA
- the guaB gene encoding IMP dehydrogenase, giving the protein MWEQKFQKEGLTFDDVLLMPAQSDVLPRSVSVHVDLTDTLKLKMPIISAGMDTVTEADMAIAMARQGGLGVIHKNMSIEEQADQIDKVKRSERGVITNPFFLTPEHQVFDAEHLMGKYRISGVPIVNNLSEQKLVGILTNRDLRFIEDYSIAIDEVMTKENLITAPTHTTLDQAEEILQKYKIEKLPLVDDNGILKGLITIKDIEKVIEFPNSAVDEHGRLLVAAAIGVSGDTDLRAEKLVAAGVDALVIDTAHGHSQGVLDTIKKIRNNYPDVNLIAGNVGTAEATKALIDAGADVIKVGIGPGSICTTRVVAGVGVPQITAVYDCATEARKHGVAIIADGGIKYSGDIVKALASGGHAVMLGSMLAGTSESPGEKEIFQGRQFKVYRGMGSVASMEKGSKDRYFQEDNKKFVPEGIEGRVPYKGPVAETLYQMVGGLRSGMGYCGAANLLDLREKSQMIKITGAGLKESHPHDVQVTKEAPNYS; this is encoded by the coding sequence ATGTGGGAACAAAAGTTTCAGAAGGAAGGTTTAACCTTCGATGACGTTCTATTGATGCCAGCTCAGTCGGACGTTCTACCAAGAAGTGTTTCCGTTCATGTGGATTTGACAGACACTCTTAAATTGAAGATGCCGATTATCAGTGCGGGTATGGATACGGTGACAGAAGCGGACATGGCTATAGCTATGGCGCGTCAAGGTGGCTTAGGCGTGATTCACAAGAATATGTCAATTGAAGAACAAGCAGACCAAATTGACAAAGTGAAACGATCTGAAAGAGGAGTTATCACCAATCCTTTCTTTTTAACACCTGAACATCAAGTGTTTGATGCTGAACATCTGATGGGTAAATACCGTATTTCAGGTGTGCCGATAGTAAATAACTTATCTGAGCAAAAGCTAGTAGGTATTTTAACGAATCGAGATTTACGTTTTATTGAAGACTACTCTATTGCAATCGATGAAGTGATGACTAAAGAGAACTTAATTACTGCACCTACTCATACTACATTGGATCAAGCTGAAGAAATCTTGCAAAAGTACAAAATCGAAAAGCTTCCGCTTGTAGATGATAATGGTATTTTGAAAGGTCTTATTACTATAAAAGACATAGAGAAAGTGATTGAGTTCCCAAATTCTGCTGTGGATGAACACGGACGATTATTAGTAGCTGCAGCCATTGGAGTTAGTGGAGATACGGATCTGCGCGCTGAAAAACTCGTAGCTGCAGGTGTTGATGCTCTTGTAATTGACACTGCCCACGGACATTCCCAAGGTGTTCTTGATACTATTAAAAAAATCCGAAACAATTATCCTGATGTTAATTTGATTGCAGGGAATGTAGGTACAGCTGAGGCGACTAAAGCATTAATCGATGCAGGTGCAGATGTTATTAAAGTAGGGATAGGTCCAGGGTCTATTTGTACAACCAGAGTCGTTGCTGGAGTAGGAGTACCTCAGATCACTGCAGTATATGATTGCGCAACGGAAGCTAGAAAACATGGCGTAGCTATCATCGCAGATGGTGGTATCAAATATTCCGGCGATATTGTTAAAGCACTAGCTTCTGGTGGACATGCTGTTATGTTAGGCAGTATGTTGGCTGGTACAAGTGAAAGTCCCGGAGAGAAAGAAATCTTCCAAGGACGACAATTCAAAGTTTACCGCGGCATGGGATCAGTTGCTTCTATGGAAAAAGGGAGTAAGGACCGTTATTTTCAGGAAGATAATAAAAAATTCGTCCCTGAGGGGATTGAAGGAAGAGTTCCATACAAAGGACCAGTAGCTGAAACACTATATCAAATGGTTGGTGGCCTTCGCTCTGGTATGGGATACTGTGGAGCTGCAAATCTTCTGGATTTAAGAGAAAAATCACAAATGATTAAAATAACAGGTGCCGGACTGAAAGAAAGTCATCCGCACGATGTTCAAGTTACTAAAGAAGCACCTAA
- a CDS encoding tRNA (adenine(22)-N(1))-methyltransferase → MVELSKRLQNVAEFIPVTTRKFADIGSDHAYLPCYICENNKNTRAIAGEVNQGPHDAALRQVQSAGLQDRIEVRLGDGLGVISPNEVDCVTIAGMGGTLISNILTEQVENLSGVDRLVLQPNIDASSIRMFAKNFQWQIVNEKIFEDDGYIYEILVLEPQESLEKNLTEKEMYLGPILMREKNEAFYKKWEKVLDKKINIIEQMKNAKQIDEEKVAYFSKQTEWIKEEIHNE, encoded by the coding sequence ATGGTTGAATTATCGAAAAGATTACAGAACGTTGCAGAATTTATTCCAGTAACCACAAGAAAATTTGCAGATATTGGTTCTGATCATGCTTATTTGCCATGTTACATCTGCGAAAACAATAAAAATACCCGTGCAATAGCAGGGGAAGTGAATCAAGGACCTCATGATGCAGCTTTGCGTCAAGTGCAGTCAGCAGGATTACAAGACAGGATCGAAGTACGATTAGGAGATGGACTTGGAGTTATAAGTCCTAATGAAGTTGATTGTGTCACTATTGCGGGTATGGGTGGTACGTTGATTTCTAATATCTTGACCGAGCAGGTCGAAAATCTTTCTGGAGTTGATCGTTTAGTCCTTCAACCAAATATAGACGCTTCTTCTATCAGAATGTTTGCAAAAAATTTTCAATGGCAAATTGTAAATGAAAAAATATTCGAAGATGATGGATATATTTATGAGATCCTCGTGCTGGAGCCTCAGGAATCTTTAGAAAAGAATTTGACGGAGAAAGAAATGTACTTAGGACCGATATTGATGAGAGAGAAAAATGAAGCATTCTATAAAAAATGGGAGAAAGTATTGGACAAGAAAATCAATATTATTGAACAAATGAAAAATGCTAAGCAAATCGATGAAGAAAAGGTAGCATATTTTTCCAAACAAACCGAATGGATCAAGGAGGAAATTCACAATGAGTAA
- the rpoD gene encoding RNA polymerase sigma factor RpoD encodes MADKPIESKEVDQDLTVEQAKEQLMEIGKKRGVLVYEEIADKLGHFELDSDQMDEFYEALAEQSVDVIGENDEDPSMQKIAKEEEFNLNDLSVPPGVKINDPVRMYLKEIGRVDLLTANDEIDLAHRIEQGDDEAKRRLAEANLRLVVSIAKRYVGRGMLFLDLIQEGNMGLIKAVEKFDYRKGFKFSTYATWWIRQAITRAIADQARTIRIPVHMVETINKLIRVQRQLLQDLGREPTPEEIGEEMDLTPEKVREILKIAQEPVSLETPIGEEDDSHLGDFIEDQEATSPSDHAAYELLKEQLEDVLDTLTDREENVLRLRFGLDDGRTRTLEEVGKVFGVTRERIRQIEAKALRKLRHPSRSKRLKDFLE; translated from the coding sequence ATGGCTGATAAGCCGATTGAATCAAAAGAAGTAGATCAAGATTTAACTGTTGAACAAGCGAAAGAACAGTTGATGGAGATAGGTAAAAAAAGAGGCGTCCTTGTTTATGAAGAGATTGCTGATAAATTAGGGCACTTTGAGCTTGATTCCGATCAGATGGATGAATTTTATGAAGCTTTAGCGGAACAAAGTGTAGATGTGATCGGAGAAAATGACGAAGATCCAAGCATGCAAAAAATCGCTAAAGAAGAAGAGTTTAACCTTAATGATTTAAGTGTACCACCGGGTGTTAAAATCAATGATCCAGTTCGCATGTATTTGAAGGAGATAGGTCGTGTTGACTTATTGACAGCAAATGATGAAATTGATCTAGCTCATCGAATTGAACAAGGTGATGATGAAGCTAAGAGAAGATTAGCTGAAGCTAACTTGCGTTTAGTTGTTAGTATTGCAAAGCGTTATGTAGGTCGCGGTATGTTGTTCTTAGACTTAATTCAAGAAGGTAATATGGGTCTTATCAAAGCAGTCGAGAAATTTGATTACCGCAAAGGATTTAAATTCAGTACCTATGCAACTTGGTGGATCCGCCAAGCAATTACTCGTGCTATAGCAGACCAGGCAAGAACAATCCGTATCCCAGTTCATATGGTGGAAACGATTAACAAACTTATCCGTGTCCAAAGACAACTTCTTCAGGACTTAGGCCGTGAACCAACACCAGAAGAAATTGGTGAGGAAATGGACCTTACTCCTGAGAAGGTTCGTGAGATCTTAAAGATTGCTCAAGAGCCTGTTTCGTTAGAAACTCCAATAGGTGAAGAAGATGATTCACACTTGGGAGATTTCATTGAAGACCAAGAAGCAACTTCACCATCTGATCATGCTGCTTATGAATTGCTTAAAGAGCAGTTAGAAGATGTGTTGGATACTCTTACAGACCGAGAGGAAAATGTTCTTCGTTTAAGATTCGGTCTTGATGATGGTCGTACGAGAACGTTAGAAGAAGTCGGTAAAGTGTTCGGAGTAACACGCGAAAGAATTCGACAAATCGAAGCGAAAGCTCTTAGAAAATTGAGACATCCTAGTAGAAGTAAGCGCTTGAAAGATTTTCTTGAGTAA